One Microlunatus soli genomic window carries:
- a CDS encoding sigma-70 family RNA polymerase sigma factor, protein MTGLQESEWQQLHDRHAAELWRFTLSLTRDRQVAEDIVQEVLLRAWRADDLAHRDESATRAWLFTVARRLVIDRWRSAPVRREVPDASEERIEVSAPAGDRQDRTDELLDRWLIADALTDLTEDHRAVLIAAYYEGRTTADIAGRLEIAEGTVKSRLHYGLRHLRMILQEKGVTRS, encoded by the coding sequence GTGACCGGACTACAGGAGTCGGAGTGGCAGCAGCTCCACGACCGACATGCTGCCGAGCTGTGGCGCTTCACGTTGTCCCTGACCCGGGATCGACAGGTCGCCGAGGACATCGTCCAGGAGGTGCTGCTGCGTGCCTGGCGGGCCGATGACCTCGCTCACCGCGACGAGTCGGCCACCCGGGCCTGGCTGTTCACGGTCGCCCGCCGGTTGGTGATCGACCGCTGGCGCAGTGCCCCGGTCCGGCGAGAGGTTCCCGACGCCAGCGAGGAACGCATCGAGGTGTCTGCGCCGGCCGGTGACCGGCAGGACCGTACCGATGAACTGCTCGACCGCTGGCTGATCGCCGATGCGTTGACCGACCTGACCGAGGACCACCGCGCGGTGTTGATCGCCGCCTACTACGAGGGCCGGACCACCGCCGACATCGCGGGCCGACTGGAGATTGCCGAGGGGACTGTGAAATCGCGCCTGCACTACGGACTGCGGCATCTGCGGATGATCTTGCAGGAGAAGGGGGTGACCCGATCGTGA
- a CDS encoding carbohydrate ABC transporter permease — protein MSTLSNSVRGKGFRPSRALAYACLLVTLLIFAIPLYWLFSTALKRPEQVYQFPVQWIPTSLHWQNFVEAWTSVPFARFFLNSVITTTVGTALELIFAILSAYAFAFVPFRFKQPMLILMLGSMMLPGHVTLLVNYITIGNLGWINTYAGLILPGIGTAFAMFLLLQQMRRISGELVDAMTIDGAGHFYRLIHLVLPMSKPMLVTSGLIVMIGKWNDFVWPLIVTSTEDMRTLPIGLMSLRAEEGMTNWGSVMAGTAMTALPMLIIFFVAQKRIIGGLAAGALR, from the coding sequence GTGAGCACCCTCAGCAACAGCGTCCGCGGCAAGGGTTTCCGGCCCAGCCGAGCGCTCGCCTATGCGTGTTTGTTGGTCACCCTGTTGATCTTCGCCATCCCGTTGTACTGGCTGTTCAGTACGGCACTGAAGCGGCCGGAACAGGTCTATCAGTTCCCGGTGCAGTGGATCCCGACCTCGTTGCACTGGCAGAACTTCGTCGAGGCCTGGACCTCGGTCCCGTTCGCCCGGTTCTTCCTCAACTCGGTGATCACCACAACGGTGGGCACCGCGTTGGAGTTGATCTTCGCGATCCTCAGCGCCTACGCCTTCGCCTTCGTGCCGTTCCGCTTCAAGCAGCCGATGTTGATCTTGATGCTCGGATCGATGATGCTCCCCGGCCACGTCACGCTGCTGGTCAACTACATCACGATCGGCAACCTCGGCTGGATCAACACCTACGCCGGACTGATCCTGCCCGGTATCGGCACCGCCTTCGCGATGTTCCTGCTACTGCAGCAGATGCGCCGGATCTCCGGTGAGCTGGTCGACGCGATGACGATCGACGGTGCCGGCCACTTCTATCGGCTGATCCACCTGGTGCTGCCGATGAGCAAGCCGATGCTGGTCACCTCGGGGCTGATCGTGATGATCGGCAAATGGAACGACTTCGTCTGGCCGTTGATCGTCACCAGCACCGAGGACATGCGCACCCTGCCGATCGGCCTGATGTCCTTGCGGGCCGAGGAAGGAATGACCAACTGGGGTTCGGTGATGGCCGGCACCGCGATGACCGCGCTGCCGATGTTGATCATCTTCTTCGTCGCTCAGAAACGCATCATCGGCGGGCTCGCCGCCGGCGCACTGCGTTGA
- a CDS encoding anti-sigma factor family protein, which yields MNAPDPFSQWDAAYVLGALSVADRRVYEEHLAECPQCRTAVTELAGMPGLLAGLPAADAVALGDHTQPEPGAADLPTSVARMRTPRRFGRLRLPLLLAVLVALVVGVGIGAVGGYLVTRTPPPSAVRVAFSPLHPTPMIAVADLLRTGDRTEITIDCQYAAGGSYTRTVDYALTVVGKDGRRRPGTRWSAGPGDRRSARANVALPLSEIEALEIDYADSGKPVMRATL from the coding sequence GTGAACGCGCCGGATCCGTTCAGCCAGTGGGATGCCGCCTATGTCCTGGGTGCGTTGTCGGTCGCCGATCGGCGGGTCTATGAGGAACATCTCGCCGAGTGCCCACAATGTCGGACCGCGGTCACCGAGTTGGCCGGGATGCCCGGTCTGCTGGCCGGGCTGCCGGCAGCGGACGCCGTGGCCCTCGGCGATCACACCCAGCCCGAGCCGGGTGCTGCCGATCTACCGACCTCGGTCGCTCGGATGCGGACTCCGCGACGCTTCGGACGGCTCCGGTTGCCGCTGCTGCTCGCCGTGCTGGTGGCCTTGGTGGTCGGGGTGGGGATCGGAGCGGTCGGCGGCTACCTCGTCACCCGCACGCCACCGCCGTCCGCGGTCCGGGTCGCGTTCAGCCCGCTCCATCCGACACCGATGATCGCGGTGGCCGACCTGCTCCGAACCGGTGATCGGACCGAGATCACGATCGACTGCCAGTACGCCGCCGGCGGCAGCTACACCCGCACCGTTGACTATGCCCTCACGGTGGTCGGCAAAGACGGGCGGCGCCGGCCCGGCACCAGGTGGAGTGCCGGGCCGGGAGACCGCAGGTCGGCGCGGGCGAACGTCGCGCTGCCGTTGTCGGAGATCGAGGCGCTGGAGATCGACTACGCCGATTCCGGGAAGCCGGTGATGCGGGCAACCCTGTGA
- a CDS encoding ABC transporter substrate-binding protein: MTDLSAGLLQSGLSRRALLSVLGMAGAGAALAGCGAPGGGGAASLQQADMRIPDQYKTRTPVLFWAPWTKEPLAALQRLIDKFNQSQEDIVVVIESQESYATLNTKLSAAVQAKRVPDVVCFPEYQWLQFYFADLFVQLDPYFDDSFKLDNYLDAFLEQCQAAGKTYLVPFARSTPLFYYNKTAYQKAGLPETGPKTWDDLADYAPELAKIKVAGKPLKAFAFGPEDEWFGQATVWGWGGKFSDGYDITVDADPVNQWLDWQRNFIHGDKFGYLAEEAMTDYQGGLSAGAHGSTASLTAATTLSKFDVGTAFMLGKTGETEVPTGGSGLSAIKSDSKERQDAAVELFKFLGKPEQSAQWHKDTGYVPIVKASADTKIVKDLQASDPNYKVALDQLKNAKTADRIVWFQAAVTEINAGMARVYGDNTPAKDVTGELKSKLEAIMEKNKPNLEKVVQQD, from the coding sequence ATGACCGACCTTTCTGCTGGTCTGTTGCAGAGCGGCTTGTCCCGCCGCGCCCTGTTGTCCGTGCTCGGCATGGCCGGTGCCGGAGCTGCCCTCGCCGGCTGCGGTGCGCCCGGTGGCGGCGGCGCAGCCTCCCTGCAACAGGCCGACATGAGGATCCCGGACCAGTACAAGACGCGCACCCCGGTGCTGTTCTGGGCGCCCTGGACCAAGGAACCGCTGGCCGCACTGCAGCGGCTGATCGACAAGTTCAACCAGTCCCAGGAAGACATCGTGGTGGTGATCGAGTCCCAGGAGTCCTACGCCACGTTGAACACCAAGCTGTCCGCGGCCGTCCAGGCCAAGCGGGTCCCGGATGTCGTCTGCTTCCCCGAATACCAGTGGCTGCAGTTCTACTTCGCCGACCTGTTCGTCCAGCTGGATCCCTACTTCGACGACAGCTTCAAGCTGGACAACTACCTGGACGCCTTCCTCGAACAGTGCCAGGCAGCCGGGAAGACGTACCTGGTGCCGTTCGCCCGATCCACACCGCTCTTCTACTACAACAAGACCGCCTACCAGAAGGCCGGACTGCCCGAGACCGGCCCGAAGACCTGGGACGACCTGGCCGACTACGCCCCCGAACTGGCCAAGATCAAGGTCGCCGGCAAGCCGTTGAAGGCGTTCGCGTTCGGTCCGGAGGACGAGTGGTTCGGCCAGGCCACCGTCTGGGGCTGGGGTGGGAAATTCTCCGACGGCTACGACATCACCGTCGACGCCGACCCGGTCAACCAGTGGCTGGACTGGCAGCGCAACTTCATCCACGGCGACAAGTTCGGCTACCTCGCCGAGGAGGCGATGACCGACTACCAGGGTGGGCTCTCGGCCGGCGCGCACGGCTCGACCGCTTCGCTGACCGCGGCCACCACGCTGTCCAAGTTCGATGTCGGCACCGCCTTCATGCTCGGCAAGACCGGCGAGACCGAGGTTCCCACCGGCGGCTCCGGTCTGTCGGCGATCAAGTCCGATTCCAAGGAGCGGCAGGATGCCGCGGTCGAACTGTTCAAGTTCCTGGGCAAGCCGGAGCAGTCGGCGCAGTGGCACAAGGACACCGGCTACGTTCCGATCGTGAAGGCCTCGGCCGACACCAAGATCGTCAAGGACCTGCAGGCCTCCGACCCGAACTACAAGGTCGCCCTTGACCAGCTGAAGAACGCCAAGACCGCTGACCGGATCGTCTGGTTCCAGGCCGCGGTGACCGAGATCAACGCCGGGATGGCCAGGGTGTACGGCGACAACACCCCGGCCAAGGACGTGACCGGTGAGCTGAAGTCCAAGCTGGAAGCGATCATGGAGAAGAACAAACCCAACCTGGAGAAGGTCGTCCAGCAGGACTGA